A genomic region of Papaver somniferum cultivar HN1 chromosome 7, ASM357369v1, whole genome shotgun sequence contains the following coding sequences:
- the LOC113298828 gene encoding transcription factor TFIIIB component B'' homolog, with protein sequence MRLEREEEAFGGINSQDTATGNPFLVPCANESLEEDLTPTFPSDSFIDSSTMGFSSSVPGDASPEQLTHELESSAERSYPELVTQEEHVDLQAGHVISGEENERSVSAASNKNGTGKSSRLLRNEVSPPVAADEIAEETREDQHLLSEPAQNSSGNLDNNDDYCRGEEAPNSNRTPQNSKKPVSGNEKTGRRRKKADVPDSSDKELPKKKFSHSTRRNRRKVDKILLETPDHEIDPRKLTLKDLILLAEAKERLLSKDPNAAKNPLPNQRNTRDTSFGEEDSFGLPEDSFGLRDDSFGLRDDSSFGYQDDEQAAPSAQPKLNYHTFMKRTSKQSWSQQDTELFYEGIRQFGTDFAMIQQLFPGRTRHQVKLKYKKEEKQHPQRLSDALTNRSKNHSRFELVIERLKKLQLKLRLSKILTEMTNLLA encoded by the exons ATGAGGCTGGAGAGAGAG GAGGAGGCTTTTGGTGGAATAAATTCTCAGGATACCGCTACCG ggAATCCTTTCTTAGTTCCTTGTGCAAATGAATCTTTGGAAGAGGATTTGACTCCCACCTTTCCTTCTGATAGTTTTATTGATTCCTCAACCATGGGGTTTTCTAGTTCTGTGCCAGGGGACGCATCCCCGGAACAATTAACACACGAGTTGGAAAGTTCTGCTGAAAGATCTTATCCAGAGCTTGTCACTCAGGAAGAACATGTGGACTTACAGGCTGGTCATGTGATCTCTGGAGAAGAG AATGAGAGATCTGTTTCCGCTGCTAGCAACAAAAATGGAACTGGTAAATCCTCAAGGCTGCTGAGAAATGAGGTGTCTCCTCCTGTTGCTGCTGATGAGATAGCAGAGGAGACTAGAGAGGATCAGCATTTGCTTTCTGAACCAGCCCAAAATTCTTCGGGTAATTTGGATAATAATGATGACTACTGTAGAGGCGAAGAGGCGCCCAATTCGAACAGGACACCCCAAAACTCAAAGAAACCAGTGTCTGGAAATGAAAAAACAGGTCGCAGGCGTAAAAAAGCAGATGTGCCAGACTCCTCAGACAAAGAACTACCCAAAAAGAAGTTCTCTCATTCTACTCGAAGAAATAGGAGAAAAG TGGACAAGATTTTGCTTGAAACCCCGGATCATGAAATTGATCCTCGGAAGCTGACCCTGAAGGACCTAATCCTGCTTGCAGAAGCCAAGGAACGGTTGTTG AGTAAAGATCCAAATGCAGCGAAGAACCCCTTACCGAATCAAAG AAATACCCGAGATACCTCTTTTGGTGAAGAGGACTCGTTTGGCTTGCCAGAGGACTCGTTTGGATTGCGAGATGACTCGTTTGGATTGCGTGATGACTCATCCTTTGGCTACCAGGACGATGAGCAAGCAGCACCTTCTGCTCAACCTaaactcaactaccatactttcATGAAAAGGACATCAAAACAAAGTTGGTCCCAACAAGACACTGAACTGTTCTATGAG GGAATTCGGCAGTTTGGAACAGATTTTGCAATGATACAACAACTATTTCCTGGACGAACACGACATcaagtgaaactgaaatataaGAAGGAAGAAAAACAGCATCCTCAAAGGCTTTCTGATGCTTTGACAAATCGTTCCAAGA ATCATTCCCGTTTTGAACTGGTTATTGAAAGGCTAAAAAAGCTGCAGCTGAAGCTGAGGCTGAGCAAAATTCTAACAGAGATGACGAATCTGTTGGCCTGA